Proteins encoded in a region of the Mariprofundus ferrinatatus genome:
- a CDS encoding site-specific integrase, translating to MAVEYLQKNKYFVFYYRRVVPEDLRPIIRKREIKKSLRTRERSLAILRHNALNIEVEKYFRELRGKGKMADSFDPLRDMKIKQDAIATHIAQGDAVLSGVVNALRGRLLYFSDPAKPIPAVPIEVKGAELFRVGASEPIPQITIATALAHADAAGIQAMIDETSFIGDASVQVSWEDPENADEFDAIQERLLTDKLKRLGLFEDAKMLQEIKNKKTPQVPSSDSQATKLLNNTMTFSELAEEYLATRPDIKPETLKLCKSVYALFIEIMGDIKVSSITHKTITDFLSTLKNKMPANARKKYPNLSISEILEQDHEKNGVPLLAIKTINKYNSTISPMFNYAVNNDLMDKNYTENKTLRSSKTEENEKEPFTQQEVQKIFCEMDVWVKNDRSKPENFWIMLIGAFTGARLGEICQLKIDDVKHIAQDDSSGWVFDINELDDKEVKRTSAIRMVPIHSELVKLGFLDYVEERKKKGSNQVFDLNRGPNGSWSYYMSKRYGYRFRKGRFGKSFHNWRHTVCDMLMKNPGVLSEEQDALVGHKLSGEGRTTYGKGFGYITLKKTVEAIKYDVDLSHLYTK from the coding sequence GTGGCTGTAGAGTATCTTCAGAAAAATAAATATTTTGTCTTTTATTACCGCAGAGTCGTTCCAGAAGATTTACGCCCCATCATTCGGAAACGGGAAATTAAAAAAAGCCTGAGGACTAGGGAAAGGTCTCTGGCTATTCTCCGTCATAATGCTTTAAATATTGAGGTAGAGAAGTATTTCCGAGAACTGAGGGGGAAGGGGAAAATGGCGGATTCTTTCGATCCACTTCGAGATATGAAAATCAAACAGGATGCGATTGCTACACATATAGCCCAAGGCGATGCAGTTCTTTCTGGCGTAGTGAATGCACTTAGAGGCCGCCTGCTATATTTCTCTGACCCTGCCAAGCCTATTCCAGCTGTTCCTATCGAAGTAAAGGGAGCTGAATTGTTTAGAGTGGGTGCTAGTGAGCCAATTCCCCAGATTACTATAGCTACTGCCCTAGCCCATGCGGATGCAGCAGGTATCCAAGCAATGATAGATGAAACTTCTTTTATTGGAGATGCCTCCGTTCAAGTCAGCTGGGAAGACCCTGAAAATGCTGACGAGTTTGATGCAATCCAAGAGAGACTGCTTACCGACAAGCTCAAGCGATTAGGGCTCTTTGAAGATGCAAAGATGCTTCAGGAAATTAAGAATAAAAAGACACCACAGGTTCCTTCTTCTGATTCCCAAGCAACAAAATTGTTGAATAATACGATGACTTTTTCAGAACTGGCTGAGGAATATCTGGCTACTAGACCTGATATAAAGCCAGAGACGTTGAAATTGTGTAAATCAGTATATGCTTTGTTCATTGAAATAATGGGTGATATCAAAGTGTCGTCCATAACACATAAGACAATTACAGATTTTCTATCAACGCTGAAAAACAAAATGCCAGCTAATGCGCGAAAAAAATATCCCAATCTATCTATTAGCGAAATTCTTGAACAAGATCATGAGAAAAATGGCGTGCCTTTGTTGGCAATAAAAACCATTAATAAATACAACAGCACTATCAGTCCCATGTTTAATTATGCAGTAAACAACGATCTGATGGATAAGAATTATACTGAGAATAAAACTCTTCGTTCGTCAAAAACTGAGGAGAATGAAAAAGAACCATTTACACAGCAAGAGGTTCAGAAGATTTTTTGTGAAATGGATGTTTGGGTGAAGAATGATAGGAGCAAGCCAGAGAATTTCTGGATTATGCTTATTGGGGCTTTTACCGGTGCAAGGCTTGGTGAAATTTGTCAGCTCAAAATTGATGATGTGAAACATATTGCCCAAGATGATAGCAGTGGTTGGGTTTTTGATATCAATGAACTGGATGACAAAGAAGTAAAAAGAACGTCAGCTATTCGGATGGTTCCAATCCATAGTGAATTAGTGAAATTGGGATTTCTTGACTATGTTGAGGAGAGAAAAAAGAAAGGGTCCAACCAAGTCTTTGATTTAAACAGGGGACCAAACGGATCATGGTCTTACTACATGAGCAAACGGTATGGATATCGCTTCAGAAAGGGGCGTTTTGGAAAGTCATTCCACAATTGGCGGCACACAGTCTGCGATATGCTGATGAAGAACCCAGGTGTTCTCTCAGAGGAGCAGGATGCGCTTGTTGGTCATAAGCTTTCCGGAGAGGGACGTACCACATACGGTAAGGGGTTTGGTTATATTACCCTGAAAAAGACAGTGGAAGCGATCAAATATGATGTTGATTTGTCCCATCTCTATACAAAGTAG
- a CDS encoding PilN domain-containing protein: MIRINLIPYRAAKRQQQIMQHLFIFGGVILIAALLSLAAYSAASMQLYDLKDETVKLQQQNAELKKKIGKIQNLDNLRANVQRKLDIIDRLQEGRFRSLKTLNEIAQVIPDNVWIKSVKDSGDKIELTGLGESNKAVANFMRKLDSSPLFTDIQLLVISRVLVDGLPVRSFSLNVNRADENTERNSENSAVSKRGGV, encoded by the coding sequence ATGATCCGTATTAACCTGATTCCGTATCGTGCTGCTAAACGTCAGCAGCAGATTATGCAGCACCTATTTATCTTCGGCGGTGTGATATTAATCGCAGCACTGCTCAGTCTGGCTGCGTACTCCGCCGCTTCGATGCAGCTCTATGACCTTAAGGATGAGACGGTTAAGCTGCAACAGCAGAATGCCGAGTTGAAAAAGAAGATCGGTAAAATTCAGAATCTTGACAACCTGCGTGCGAATGTTCAGAGGAAACTGGATATTATCGACCGTTTGCAGGAGGGGCGTTTCCGTTCTTTGAAAACGCTGAACGAGATTGCCCAGGTTATTCCCGATAATGTCTGGATCAAATCGGTAAAAGATAGTGGTGATAAAATTGAACTCACCGGCCTTGGTGAAAGCAATAAGGCTGTCGCCAACTTTATGCGCAAGCTGGATAGCTCACCGCTGTTTACCGATATTCAACTGCTGGTGATCAGCCGGGTATTGGTGGATGGACTCCCGGTAAGAAGCTTCAGTTTGAACGTCAACCGAGCTGATGAGAACACAGAGAGAAACAGTGAGAATTCTGCTGTCAGCAAGAGGGGGGGAGTGTGA
- a CDS encoding type 4a pilus biogenesis protein PilO, with protein sequence MFDSLKVSLVEMLRPVLPLPVWQKLLVLAITFVLIVGAYIYVGWLPIQEEIVREEQALEMQKVLLAKNQRLAQDLPRKQKEYAQLEKQLKVALNMLPKKSQIPDLLESVSWAGKDSGLEFSIFKPEREVAKQIYAEVPVALDVTGTFRQLLTFLKRVGEMPRIVDVKNLTLTQANDNELTVKGQAVTYRFVEEAPKSTKTGRGN encoded by the coding sequence ATGTTTGATTCCCTGAAGGTTTCCCTTGTCGAAATGTTGCGGCCCGTGCTTCCGCTACCTGTCTGGCAGAAGTTGCTGGTGCTGGCTATCACCTTTGTTTTGATTGTTGGAGCCTATATCTATGTGGGCTGGCTTCCGATTCAGGAAGAGATTGTCAGGGAAGAGCAGGCACTTGAGATGCAGAAGGTGCTGCTGGCCAAGAACCAGCGGCTAGCACAAGACCTTCCCCGCAAGCAGAAAGAGTATGCCCAGCTCGAGAAGCAGCTGAAAGTGGCTCTAAACATGCTGCCGAAGAAGTCACAAATCCCTGACCTTCTGGAGAGTGTGTCATGGGCGGGTAAGGATTCGGGCCTCGAATTCAGTATCTTTAAGCCTGAAAGAGAAGTGGCCAAGCAGATTTATGCCGAGGTTCCCGTGGCACTGGATGTGACAGGGACTTTCCGCCAGTTGTTGACCTTTCTCAAGCGGGTAGGAGAGATGCCTCGTATTGTTGATGTGAAGAACCTGACCCTGACACAGGCGAATGATAATGAACTAACGGTAAAAGGACAGGCGGTTACATACAGGTTTGTTGAAGAGGCGCCCAAGAGTACAAAAACGGGCCGGGGCAACTAG
- a CDS encoding Maf family protein, giving the protein MEVILASRSPRRLFLLQAAGLAVEVRPSHIDETALTGESVEDTVKRLCREKALACKVDSDIPVIAADTLVAIHGEALGQPRDLTHAKQMLMKLSGHEHQVLTAVCVRVGENIASDCIRTSVRFREISETEIETYLLHNEILDKAGSYAIQGGAASFIEAIEGPLDNVIGLPVATTLHMIAEMKDMQ; this is encoded by the coding sequence ATGGAAGTTATTCTCGCCTCCCGTTCACCCCGCCGCCTCTTCCTTTTGCAGGCCGCAGGCCTTGCCGTCGAAGTGCGTCCATCGCATATCGACGAAACAGCTCTCACTGGAGAAAGCGTGGAGGATACCGTTAAACGGCTCTGCAGAGAGAAGGCGCTTGCCTGCAAGGTCGATAGCGATATCCCAGTTATCGCGGCCGACACCCTGGTTGCAATCCACGGCGAAGCGCTCGGACAGCCACGTGACCTCACCCATGCCAAACAGATGCTGATGAAGCTCTCGGGACATGAACACCAGGTCCTCACTGCCGTATGTGTACGGGTGGGTGAAAACATCGCAAGTGACTGTATTCGCACCAGTGTGAGGTTCCGTGAAATCAGTGAAACCGAGATCGAGACCTACCTGCTGCACAACGAGATACTGGATAAAGCGGGCAGTTATGCCATTCAGGGGGGCGCAGCATCGTTTATCGAAGCGATTGAAGGGCCTCTCGATAATGTTATCGGTTTGCCGGTTGCCACAACCCTGCATATGATTGCTGAAATGAAGGATATGCAATGA
- the pilM gene encoding type IV pilus assembly protein PilM: MSFFSKRSEAVMGVDISSTGIKLIELTRSGSGYELSSLATVPLPRDAIVENTIIDSTAVAEALREAVNIAKPSTKSVALAVSGNAVIIKTISIPEVSEFELEAQIQIEADEHIPYDIDDVFLDFYIQGMTPDNPELIDVVLVACKREIIEDYQMVMSEAGLTAKCVDCAVFALENGAEAAGVEPASPSDAQAVAEEDADVYALVNIGANMMNINVLINGKTAFVRDQFYGGKQLTEEIQKEHGVSYQAAEQLKIEDFESIHPDALEHFYLGLTSELVRSLDFYSASKAEFPVRRILLSGGCALIPDIATELEQRLGIDTAILNPFDHIKIPSKKFDKKHLQRIGPMLMVPVGLATRSFDE, encoded by the coding sequence GTGTCTTTTTTTTCAAAGCGGTCTGAGGCGGTCATGGGTGTGGATATCAGTTCGACCGGGATCAAACTGATTGAATTAACCCGCTCAGGTTCAGGATATGAGCTCTCATCCCTGGCAACAGTCCCTTTGCCACGGGATGCCATCGTGGAAAATACAATCATTGATTCCACCGCCGTTGCAGAGGCGCTTCGTGAGGCGGTCAATATTGCCAAGCCTTCTACCAAGAGTGTGGCTCTGGCGGTATCCGGCAATGCAGTCATCATTAAGACGATCTCTATTCCTGAAGTCAGTGAATTTGAGCTTGAGGCCCAGATCCAGATCGAGGCCGATGAGCATATTCCGTACGATATCGATGATGTGTTCCTCGACTTTTATATTCAGGGCATGACACCGGATAACCCTGAATTGATCGATGTGGTTCTGGTCGCCTGTAAGCGCGAAATTATTGAAGATTATCAGATGGTTATGTCTGAAGCGGGGTTGACAGCAAAGTGTGTTGATTGCGCAGTATTTGCCTTGGAGAACGGTGCTGAGGCGGCTGGCGTTGAACCGGCATCCCCATCCGATGCCCAGGCGGTTGCTGAAGAGGATGCCGATGTATATGCACTGGTCAATATCGGCGCCAACATGATGAACATCAATGTGTTGATAAATGGTAAAACGGCCTTTGTCCGCGATCAGTTCTATGGAGGAAAACAGCTGACCGAAGAGATACAGAAAGAGCATGGCGTCAGCTATCAGGCAGCTGAACAGCTGAAAATTGAAGATTTCGAGAGCATTCACCCTGATGCGCTGGAGCATTTCTATCTGGGTCTTACTTCCGAACTTGTGCGTTCACTCGACTTCTATTCTGCCAGCAAAGCGGAGTTTCCTGTGCGCAGGATATTGTTATCAGGCGGTTGTGCACTGATCCCTGATATCGCAACCGAGCTTGAACAGCGGCTTGGTATTGATACAGCGATTCTCAATCCGTTCGATCATATCAAAATTCCATCGAAAAAATTCGACAAGAAGCACCTGCAGAGAATTGGCCCCATGCTGATGGTGCCGGTAGGCCTTGCAACACGGAGCTTTGACGAATGA
- a CDS encoding polyprenyl synthetase family protein, producing MSETMISPLERATELCRMDMERVDACIHENLQSDIMMIPAIGHYIVNSGGKRLRPLLSLLIARLFDYSGDRHIPLSVVVEFIHTASLLHDDVVDSSDQRRGSPSANGVWGNQASVLVGDYLFSRAFQMMVADGDMAMLKLMSDVTNALAEGEVLQLSRTFHMEMTEAECLEVIERKTAVLFKAATEVGAHVSGESADVVADLADYGMCLGVAFQLMDDALDYLAEAEEAGKPVGHDLEEGKITLPLIHAMQRDAELRKRVEDIAERGCYEDGDREWVRERVTAQDGAGYAMQRARDYAERAKLRLPENSNSEIRLLLGELADFSAHRPF from the coding sequence GTGAGTGAGACAATGATTTCCCCGCTGGAGCGTGCAACCGAGCTGTGCAGGATGGATATGGAACGGGTAGATGCCTGTATCCATGAGAATCTGCAGTCCGATATCATGATGATTCCGGCTATCGGCCACTATATCGTTAATAGTGGCGGCAAGCGTCTGCGCCCATTACTCTCACTTCTGATTGCCCGCCTGTTTGATTACAGCGGAGACCGCCATATTCCGCTCTCCGTAGTAGTCGAGTTTATTCATACGGCATCACTGTTGCATGATGATGTTGTCGACTCATCGGATCAGCGTCGCGGCAGCCCGTCCGCCAACGGCGTCTGGGGCAATCAGGCCAGTGTGCTTGTGGGCGACTACCTCTTCTCCCGAGCTTTCCAGATGATGGTTGCCGATGGCGATATGGCAATGCTTAAGCTTATGAGTGATGTCACCAATGCCCTTGCAGAGGGGGAGGTGCTGCAGCTTTCACGCACCTTCCATATGGAGATGACTGAAGCCGAGTGTCTGGAGGTGATTGAGCGTAAGACAGCGGTTCTGTTTAAGGCGGCTACTGAGGTTGGGGCACATGTTTCCGGTGAGTCTGCCGATGTTGTGGCTGATCTTGCCGATTACGGAATGTGCCTCGGTGTCGCATTCCAGCTTATGGACGATGCACTCGACTATCTTGCTGAAGCGGAAGAGGCTGGTAAGCCTGTCGGTCACGATCTGGAGGAGGGGAAGATTACCCTGCCTCTGATCCATGCCATGCAACGCGATGCTGAGTTAAGAAAACGGGTTGAAGATATTGCCGAGCGAGGGTGCTATGAGGATGGCGATCGTGAGTGGGTGCGTGAGCGCGTGACGGCCCAGGATGGCGCTGGCTATGCAATGCAACGCGCCAGAGATTATGCCGAACGCGCCAAACTGCGTCTTCCTGAAAACAGCAACAGTGAAATCAGGTTGTTACTTGGCGAACTGGCCGATTTCTCTGCACACAGGCCTTTCTAG
- the hemW gene encoding radical SAM family heme chaperone HemW, translated as MTELRCSPLLLYVHTPFCVHKCHYCDFNSHERTKPDWESYQQALKSEMTHWACSPMFSSRKLSSIFFGGGTPSLAPPELIASLIDQAEQLLGFEDNLEVTLEANPGTVDVEHFAGFRQAGVNRLSIGVQSLRDHELKWLERIHDSRTAITAFHAARKAGFDNINLDLIYGLPNQTMDQWLYTLQSAINLEPEHLSCYQLTIEPHTRLAASHASSPLPLPNDELALEMFTETRKRLLDYGLAAYEISNFSRPGFKCRHNDGYWRYHDYIGIGAGASGKWDEWSANGNSGINRYSNIRTPERYIASVADKGSAINSQEQLDCMHAAAEAVWLGLRRTNGIDRPAFRSRFGFDVWEHFSAQLELWEKQGMLNLNRHSLALTESGLTLADAIAESVL; from the coding sequence ATGACCGAACTCCGCTGTTCGCCACTACTTCTATATGTTCATACACCCTTCTGCGTACATAAATGTCACTACTGCGATTTTAATTCACATGAACGCACAAAACCCGACTGGGAAAGCTATCAACAGGCACTAAAGAGCGAGATGACTCATTGGGCCTGCAGCCCCATGTTTAGCAGCAGGAAATTGTCATCAATATTTTTCGGCGGCGGCACTCCATCGCTGGCACCTCCCGAGCTGATCGCATCGCTCATTGATCAGGCAGAACAGCTGCTTGGCTTTGAGGATAATCTTGAGGTCACACTCGAAGCCAATCCGGGAACCGTGGATGTAGAGCACTTCGCTGGATTTCGTCAGGCTGGGGTGAACCGTCTCTCGATCGGTGTACAGAGCCTGCGTGACCATGAACTTAAATGGCTGGAACGTATTCACGATAGTCGTACGGCGATCACAGCATTTCATGCGGCCCGAAAGGCCGGCTTTGATAATATCAATCTTGACCTGATTTACGGCCTTCCGAACCAGACTATGGATCAATGGCTTTACACCCTGCAGAGCGCCATTAATCTGGAACCGGAACACCTCTCCTGCTATCAGCTGACTATAGAACCGCATACCAGGCTGGCCGCAAGCCACGCCAGCTCCCCTTTACCCCTGCCGAATGATGAGTTGGCTCTGGAGATGTTCACTGAAACCCGGAAAAGATTGTTGGATTATGGTTTAGCGGCCTATGAGATCTCCAATTTTTCACGTCCGGGATTCAAATGTCGCCACAACGACGGCTACTGGCGATATCACGATTATATCGGTATCGGAGCCGGAGCTTCCGGAAAATGGGATGAATGGAGCGCAAATGGCAACAGCGGTATCAACCGCTATAGCAATATCAGAACGCCTGAGCGTTATATCGCCTCGGTTGCGGACAAAGGCTCTGCGATTAACAGTCAGGAGCAGCTTGATTGCATGCATGCAGCAGCAGAAGCGGTATGGCTTGGGCTCCGCCGCACAAACGGAATTGACCGGCCTGCATTCAGAAGCCGCTTTGGATTCGACGTCTGGGAGCATTTCTCAGCTCAGTTGGAATTATGGGAAAAACAGGGAATGCTCAACCTGAATAGACATTCATTGGCATTGACTGAAAGCGGGTTAACGCTGGCTGATGCAATAGCGGAATCAGTACTATAA
- the pilQ gene encoding type IV pilus secretin family protein: MKQWKDDRILGWSGKVVGIFAFLLLLSANSVQVNAATIQGMQLLSESDGQRLNIAMDEAAEYQVFNLEGPTRLVLNFPGAAMAEGVDDIAGAGAVESVYPKRDSSGVRIEIALVKGAKYEIVEKGNDLQVSVTQVSSKPAGQSDGAVLQDITVKDKGNITELILHGRNMDSNHNALVTNGGKTMVVDFWGGSSSLPKEHYTYSAQRLNDVTVGSAEGRMRLVVSLRGGDSSHQIDADSNTMVLRIGQIDAKKSTAGLSVEAVDFQPDDRVAHLVIRTNEANPVVKLNDENGNVTLDIKNASLAPGQERSQDVSAFSGPVKQVDSYAVNRNVRIVARLRQKAEVSSFQNGNVLTLTLTPESLVASGKADAAARDEKAYTGQKVSFNYKDIDIRNALQLIAEMSELNIIMSDDVSGVLTMRLVDVPWDQALDLILQARGLGKEQSGNVIRIAPLGVLKADADARKLAKESAEDVAPLETEFVTLGYASVNDVQTILQGGSVATATTTDGATTTESTGGSGELKLLSSRGSILLDERSNTMIITDTRERLNNIKRLVAVIDKPTQQVLIEARIVEASDTFSRELGVRWGGNATKALNNNYTHNVYGAAGPNAALGGAAGNVVDLAAAGTGLGAVGYTLTKLGGNLNLNLELSAAEQNGDIKVVSSPRVFTSNLVPAKIEQDTQIPFLVTTVSAGGTTTATEMKSSLLSLKVTPQVTADKRIVMELTVNKDTPVPDAAGGPPSIDKKTVETKLLVNNGETVVLGGIYTQTESEQVNGVPLLKDIPLLGYLFKNKTITDNRNELLIFITPTIIGDELSTL, encoded by the coding sequence ATGAAACAATGGAAAGATGACAGAATATTGGGTTGGTCCGGCAAGGTTGTGGGAATTTTCGCCTTTCTGCTACTGCTGAGCGCAAACAGTGTTCAGGTGAATGCAGCCACCATCCAGGGCATGCAGCTTCTTTCTGAGAGTGATGGGCAGCGACTGAACATTGCCATGGATGAGGCTGCTGAATACCAGGTGTTTAATCTTGAAGGGCCTACAAGGCTGGTGCTCAACTTCCCAGGTGCAGCTATGGCTGAAGGCGTGGATGATATCGCAGGTGCTGGCGCCGTGGAGAGTGTATACCCCAAGCGTGACAGCAGTGGCGTCCGTATCGAAATCGCGCTGGTCAAAGGGGCCAAATATGAGATCGTTGAAAAAGGTAATGATCTTCAGGTGTCAGTGACTCAGGTGTCCAGTAAACCAGCTGGCCAGAGTGATGGCGCGGTTCTGCAGGATATTACAGTAAAGGATAAGGGGAATATCACGGAACTTATTCTGCATGGGCGTAACATGGACTCTAACCACAATGCGCTTGTGACCAATGGTGGAAAAACCATGGTGGTTGATTTCTGGGGCGGTAGTTCAAGCCTTCCGAAAGAGCACTACACCTATTCTGCTCAGCGCCTGAATGATGTAACGGTCGGATCTGCCGAGGGCCGTATGCGACTTGTTGTATCCCTGCGTGGCGGTGATTCCAGCCACCAGATTGATGCGGACAGTAACACGATGGTGCTGCGGATTGGCCAGATTGATGCGAAGAAGAGCACTGCCGGACTCAGTGTTGAGGCGGTTGATTTTCAGCCGGATGACAGGGTGGCACACCTTGTTATTCGAACCAATGAGGCCAATCCGGTTGTTAAATTAAATGATGAAAACGGCAATGTAACGCTGGATATCAAGAATGCCTCGCTGGCGCCGGGGCAGGAACGTTCGCAGGATGTGAGCGCCTTTTCAGGCCCGGTTAAGCAGGTGGACAGTTACGCTGTAAACAGGAATGTACGGATTGTGGCAAGGCTGCGTCAGAAGGCCGAGGTCTCCTCCTTCCAGAACGGTAATGTGCTTACGCTGACTCTTACACCGGAGAGTCTCGTTGCTTCTGGAAAGGCGGATGCTGCAGCCAGAGATGAAAAGGCCTATACAGGACAGAAGGTCAGCTTTAATTACAAAGATATTGATATTCGCAATGCACTGCAGCTGATTGCAGAGATGAGCGAGCTGAACATTATTATGTCGGATGATGTTTCGGGTGTATTGACGATGAGACTGGTGGATGTGCCATGGGATCAGGCGCTGGATCTTATCCTGCAGGCACGTGGTCTTGGTAAAGAGCAGAGCGGTAACGTTATTCGCATAGCCCCGCTTGGTGTGTTGAAAGCGGATGCCGACGCTCGCAAGCTGGCCAAGGAGAGCGCCGAAGATGTGGCACCACTGGAAACAGAGTTTGTTACGCTCGGTTATGCCTCGGTGAATGATGTTCAAACCATTTTACAGGGTGGTTCGGTTGCAACAGCAACGACTACTGATGGTGCCACAACGACAGAAAGCACTGGCGGCAGCGGTGAATTGAAGCTGCTCTCCAGCCGAGGCTCCATTCTGCTCGATGAGCGTAGTAATACGATGATTATTACCGATACGCGCGAACGGCTGAACAATATCAAACGACTTGTTGCTGTTATAGACAAACCCACTCAGCAGGTTCTGATCGAGGCTCGCATTGTCGAGGCGTCAGACACTTTCTCACGCGAATTGGGTGTCAGATGGGGCGGGAATGCTACAAAAGCATTAAATAACAACTATACGCACAATGTATATGGAGCTGCAGGGCCTAATGCCGCTCTTGGTGGAGCTGCAGGCAATGTGGTCGATTTGGCTGCTGCTGGCACCGGGTTAGGAGCCGTTGGATATACATTGACGAAGTTGGGCGGCAACCTGAACCTGAATCTGGAACTTTCTGCTGCTGAACAGAATGGCGACATCAAGGTGGTATCAAGTCCCCGGGTGTTTACCAGCAATCTGGTTCCTGCAAAGATTGAACAGGATACGCAAATTCCTTTCCTTGTGACGACGGTAAGTGCCGGCGGAACAACTACTGCGACAGAGATGAAAAGTTCACTACTGTCTTTGAAGGTTACTCCTCAGGTTACCGCAGATAAACGAATCGTAATGGAACTGACCGTTAATAAGGACACGCCCGTACCGGATGCTGCCGGTGGCCCGCCATCTATCGATAAGAAAACCGTAGAGACCAAGCTGTTGGTTAATAATGGTGAGACGGTCGTACTGGGTGGCATCTACACCCAGACTGAGTCTGAACAGGTGAATGGTGTACCCCTTCTTAAGGATATTCCGCTTCTTGGGTACCTGTTCAAAAATAAGACGATAACGGATAACCGGAACGAACTTCTGATCTTTATCACCCCGACTATTATCGGAGATGAGCTCTCTACCCTCTGA
- the rng gene encoding ribonuclease G, whose protein sequence is MSIELLVNVAPFETRIARIENNLAEEIYIERESERGLKGNIYKGRVQRVLPGIQAAFVDIGMEKAGFLYAGDIATAKQDDDVISDEMESGDETGNDNESPESHYSRRNAPAIDSLIKDGQELMVQVSREPIASKGPRLTTQIGLAGRYLVYLPHLDHIGIARRLEEPKERERLLEIGEKLSPKHGGLIIRTVAEGRNEEDMREDLDFLLRLWGDIEKRSKGSSLGTMIHKELNLYLRVMRDYVDSEVEKIHIDSKEAYESMKKFARRFMPEVAKKLYYYPGQRPIFDVYGVEDAIDRALQRRVPLKSGGYIVIDQTEALIAIDVNSGSFVGSRNMEETGFKTNLEAVHEIVHQLRLRNLGGIIVVDFIDMEEQENRQRLMEVLKEALKRDKAKTHIVQLSELGLVEMTRKRTRESLGRILLKECHRCHGVGSAKSSTTICYQLFREVVAEARAYPCEKLMVIAHPEIIDLMLGEENKGVEQLEQFLGKEITLESNEQFAPDHYEIVLQ, encoded by the coding sequence ATGAGTATTGAACTGCTGGTCAATGTAGCTCCGTTTGAAACGCGGATCGCCCGGATTGAAAACAATCTGGCTGAAGAGATATATATCGAACGCGAGAGCGAACGCGGCCTGAAAGGAAACATCTACAAGGGGAGGGTGCAGCGGGTACTGCCCGGCATTCAGGCGGCATTTGTCGACATCGGCATGGAAAAGGCAGGCTTCCTTTATGCCGGTGATATCGCAACCGCCAAACAGGATGACGATGTCATCAGCGATGAGATGGAGAGTGGTGATGAAACCGGAAATGACAATGAGTCCCCAGAGTCCCATTACTCCCGCCGAAACGCTCCGGCAATAGACAGCCTGATCAAGGATGGGCAAGAGCTTATGGTGCAGGTTTCCCGTGAGCCTATCGCGTCAAAAGGTCCACGCCTTACGACCCAGATCGGACTGGCCGGACGCTACCTTGTTTACCTCCCCCATCTCGACCATATCGGCATAGCGCGCAGACTAGAGGAGCCCAAAGAGCGCGAGCGACTGCTGGAAATTGGCGAGAAACTGAGCCCGAAACATGGTGGTCTGATCATCCGCACCGTCGCCGAAGGGCGCAATGAAGAGGATATGCGCGAGGATCTGGATTTCCTGCTCAGGTTATGGGGCGATATCGAGAAGCGCTCAAAAGGTTCATCGCTCGGCACCATGATTCACAAAGAGCTTAACCTCTACCTGAGGGTAATGCGCGATTATGTCGACAGCGAAGTTGAAAAGATTCATATCGACTCGAAAGAGGCTTACGAGAGCATGAAAAAGTTTGCCCGTCGCTTTATGCCTGAGGTCGCCAAAAAGCTCTATTACTACCCCGGACAGCGCCCCATCTTTGATGTTTACGGGGTTGAAGATGCGATTGACCGTGCGCTGCAGCGACGCGTACCGCTAAAATCCGGAGGTTATATCGTTATTGACCAAACCGAGGCGCTGATCGCCATCGATGTGAACTCCGGCTCTTTTGTCGGTTCCCGTAACATGGAGGAGACCGGTTTCAAAACCAACCTTGAGGCCGTGCACGAGATCGTTCACCAACTGCGGCTGCGTAATCTGGGCGGCATTATCGTTGTCGATTTTATCGATATGGAAGAGCAGGAGAACAGACAGCGGCTGATGGAGGTGCTGAAAGAGGCGCTGAAACGGGACAAGGCCAAAACGCATATTGTACAACTCTCGGAACTTGGACTTGTCGAAATGACCCGCAAACGCACGCGTGAGTCACTTGGGCGCATACTGCTGAAGGAGTGTCACCGCTGCCACGGTGTCGGCAGCGCCAAGAGTTCCACAACGATCTGCTACCAGCTCTTTCGTGAGGTAGTTGCGGAGGCACGTGCCTACCCCTGCGAAAAACTGATGGTCATTGCGCACCCCGAGATAATTGATCTGATGCTTGGCGAAGAGAATAAAGGTGTGGAGCAACTGGAACAGTTTCTCGGCAAGGAGATTACACTGGAGAGCAATGAGCAGTTCGCACCGGATCACTACGAAATCGTCCTGCAGTAA